CGTGGGCACAGCAGGCTTTGATAGCCGCATATCGGACTTCATCACAATTGAGAGTGATCTTGCCCTGATACCTTGCAAGGCCACTGTTGCAGACGCACAAGGCGCTATCTCAACAAACAAGTACGTATCCGCAACCGCAAACAGTATCCGAAGAGATATTCCGTCTCTTGGAGTGCTAGTTGATTTTGACAAAGGGACCACTGCAACAGCCTCAGTCAACGAGTTGCTTGCTGAGTATGGAAAGCTGGAGTTCGTTGACTCTATCCTGTGGCATGCCACCAGCTTTAAGGATGCCTTGAACACTGGAGCATCCCCTCAAGGGCGTGCAAAGAAACTGCTCCCAGCACAATTCAAGATCAAGAGCGCCGCATAGGTTTATAAGATGGCTGAATACAAAAAACCTCAATGATTCCGTTGGAGGATGAAAAACGCGCGGCAATCTCTCACTGGGTGGTAGGGAAGGCAAGCGAGCACCAAGCCCAGGTGGAAGCAATGCGGAAAGCGGATCGAAGCCGCATAGGGCTTTCTCTGGTACCGCAACTTATTGTCGACATGTTCAAAACCCATGCTGCTGAATTGAACATGGATCAGAAGGAATACTTCTACCACCTGTTACGTGAAGACGACTTGAAGATTTCCACCTACAAAGAACTTGACGCTCGCAATCGATGATTGCGAGCGTCATTTATTTTCAAAACGGGTGGCCGTATTAGTTTGAAATGATCAGCTCAGAAACACGCCTGCCCGTTCCTTTTGCTATGGAATAGTTCAGGCTGACCATATCCTGCCAGAAACCCTCAAAAGTTTTTCGTGTCTCATCTGTGTCATTGAGCGAGAGGATAAACCGACCTGCGATCTTGGAAAGCCGTTCTGCCATCTCTGCAAAATCTGAGCGTTCAAATACTCCCTTACCATAATCCTTTTCCCCGCCCCAGTAAGGCGGGTCCAGATAGAACAGGGTTGTGCTTGCATCATAGCGCTCAAGACAAGCTCGCCAGTCGAGGTTTTCAATCGTCACAGCAGACAGTCTGTCAGATACCAGCTCGATATTGCTGGGCACACGCTTAATATTGAAGCGGGACGGACGCTCTACCGCAGTCCCGAAAGACTGTCCTGTAGCCTTCCCCCCCGAAGGCGAGGCGTAGCAGATAGTAAAACTGAACCGCCCTTTGAATATCCGTCAGGTGGTCGAGATCTGCATTGTGTAATGCTTCAAACTCCTCACGAGAGGCAAACATATATTCCAGGCTGCGCAAAACTCAGGCTCGTGGGATCGTAAAACACGAAAGAAAGTGACCAGTTCACTGTTGATGTCATTTATGACTTCGCATTTAGCCACAAAACTCAGGTGAGAAACTTGATTGATCTGGCTAACTATACGTCCAGCAAGTTGACTTTTGCCACCAAGATACGGCGCCACCGGTTCAGCTTTAACCGGAGCGACTTTTCCAAACAGGTTCATGTTGAAATTTACTCTCAGACTATGGCAAGATTTCCCAACCATACAATTTAAAATGCATGGTCATGGTGGGAATGAGCCTTCGAGCCTGTTTTGCGCTCTCACGGACTGATTTGATAAAGGCCTTGGAATGACGTACCGACACACGTCCTTCTTCCCACCACGGGTCTGGCAAGTATCGAGATTAGAGTGATGTATTGAAATTGTATTTTGTGAGGTGGATTCAACTGATCGCAGCAAAACACTCGGCAAACTTCTCAGCTGGGGTTTGATATTGCAAGATCTTGCGTGGTCGCTCGTTGAGTTGTCTTGCGATTGCATCAAGTTCTGCCTGAGAATGCACGGACAAATATAAACAGAGCTGCTTTCTGCACCATGATCATCAACCCAGCGGCACCAACTACAATCATACCTGCTTCATTAATGTTGACCAACTGCCCAAAGAGACCAACATCACCCGTCTGGAGCTTCAGTTTGATCTCAGGTACTTCGCCCTGACCATCTGGCTGACGTACAACATTTGAACCACCTGCATAAAGATTGCCTTCACTGTCCTGAGGCGCACCAACAACAACCATGCCAGACCTGTTCAAAGCAACACTGGAACTATACCCATCCGCGGCCGAATCGAGGTGTCCTTCATCAACCACCTGTTTGGATTTCATCTCTGAACTGCGCCCTAAGGAAGGCTTTTTGCGTCGTCATTCAAAGGTTTCAGTACAACCCTCTGAAGATCTCAGAAAGATAAAAATAGAAGATTTACAACGCTTTGGAGCCCAAAGTGACGGTTTCTGCTACCTGTTGGAATCTAGGTCAGCCGATTGAAAAGCAAAAGTTCGAAAGGTCTTTGACACTACACACCGCAATCTATATACATTTTTATATGATCGCGTTTTATTTGTTTGCGAAAAACTGTTTTACTATCGATATTCACATGATCCGTTTTATTCGACTGTTCTTCTTTGCCAGCTTCTTCGCAATGCCTCATTGGAGTTTTGCGCAGCAGTCTTCAGAGACACCGTTAAAAATTGGGGAGAGCGGCAGGGAGTATCTGCAGGCAATCAGGTTCAGCGGCATAGACTCGGATGTTGCTTATTTTGATCCATCCGGCCCACCGCCTCCGATGGAGACCGGACAGGAACCAAAGGCACCGCCCGAACAGTCTTATCGGAAAGCGGAATGGTCACTGGGCAGTGTTAATATTATAACCTTTTTGATTTTTACCTCAGTACTGCTGGCAATTGCCTATGTGTTTGCTCGTTACGGCGGCAGCATTTCGGTCTCGCTGAGCCGGGGTGCGGGCAACGCTGCGCGAGGTTGCGACAGATCTGCCCGCGGCAGCGGAACTTTGCCCCATTCAATACCGAGCAGCTTGGTCAGTATTCTGCGCCTTCAAGACCGGCGCGAAGCCCTGATTCAGCTGGCTCAGGCGGCTTTGGCGACGGCGATTTCAGCAGATGGCGTGCTGCTGCAACGCAGCTGGACATCGCGCGAAGCCCTGCGGCACCTGCCAAGGGATCAAAACCACATGAGCTCCCTGCGCAGCCTTGTTCACGCCAGCGAACGGGTGCATTTCGGCGGCCGGGACGTGAGTGAAGAGGAATTCCAGTCGCATGTCGATAACATACGGCCGCTGTTTCACTCTGAGGCCTGCGCATGAGATTTTTTGAACCTGGCACGCACCAGAACAAGCTGCGGTCCGAAACGCTGGCAATTGTTGTCTTTGGGGCGCTACTCCTTTTTGTTGTGTTTTATGCCCTCTCGCTACGTCAGCAGGCTCTGAGAGCCTCTCCTTCCGGGTTCGACGGGTTGCAGGCCTGGCTCACATCCGAAGGTGTCAGCACGCAGAGCTTCCTCGGCGGCTGGCAGGTTGATCAGAACTCTGTCGGACTGCTGGTGATGCCGCTATACGACACTGTGCTGGACAACGACCGTAGCCACCCACGGACCAAGGCCGAACTGTTGTTTCAGCAGGATGAGTACGATCTGAATTTGGCTGTGGTCCAGGAAAAAATTCTCCGGGTTCCAACGCTTGTCATCCTGCCGAAATGGCGTAGCGGGATGCGCCTGGCCAGGGTAGCCCATCCAGTCCTGCTGAACGAGCGTTCTGCGGTGGAAGAGCTCCTCCGGAACGTGACCGGACAGAGTGCCGCGAAAATCGTTGCTACCGGCGCGGCCTTTAGCGAATTCAGCTATACCGCAGGTAACGGTCAAGGACTTTCCGCACAGCTTTATGCTGCGCAGATGTTCACAAGCCCCGACTGCTCGCCGATTATAGGATCATCCGAAGCAATGGTGCTGGCTGATTGTTCTGTGTCCCGCGGCAAGAGTAAGGCGAAGGGCAAACGGCTACTGGTTCTGTCGGATCCTGATCTGCTGAACAATCACGGACTGCGCATGGCAGATAACTCCGTGATTATACGCAATTTCCTGCGGGAGCATACCAGGGAGCGCAATGTGATGATCGACTACAGCCGCGATATGTGGTTGACCGATCCGAAACGTGGCATACACCGCGAGCGAAGTTGGGCCGATCTCAAACGTTTTTTCGATCCGCCGTTTCTGACGCTCTGGCTGGGCGGATTTCTAACACTAATTCTGTTCGTTTGGCGTTCCTGGTTGCGCTATGGCCCGGTGCATGACGTGTCTGTGACCGGTACCAACGGCAAGGCACTGGCCCTGCAGGCACGGGCTAGGCTGATGCGGCTTTGCGATCAGGACGGGGCCTTGATCGGCGACTATGCCCATGCCCGGCTAGTGGCCACGGCGGCGGCGCTCTTCGGTCCTGCCTTTTCTCGGCACTACGCCGAGCCTACCGCCTTTTTGGGATATGTCGCGCGCCGCCATCCCGAGCGCGCCGCCGCTCTGGAGAGCGTCCTGACAGCAATTCAAAGTCTTCCGCCGCGGATATCCCCGGCGGAGGCGATCTGCCATGTTGATAAACTTGAAGCGCTATTGGAACAGATAATCCATGACACTTGAAATTCTGCAACGCCGATCCGATGCTCTGCGGTCCGAGATCGGCAAGACCGTTCTGGGGCAAGAAGAGGTAGTCGATATGCTCCTGATCGCGCTGTTCGCGCGCGGCCATGTGCTGCTGGAGGGCCCGCCGGGTACTGCCAAGACTTTGCTTGCCCGCAGTTTTGCTGCCGCTATGGATCTGGAATTCGGGCGTATTCAGTTCACGCCCGACCTGATGCCGAGCGACGTTCTGGGCACCTCTATTTTTAATTTCCAGTCCAATGAGTTTGTTCTGACACCGGGCCCGGTCTTTACTCAGGTTCTGCTAGCGGATGAAATCAATCGAGCCCCTCCCAAGACCCAGGCAGCCCTGCTACAGGCGATGAACGAACGCACCGTCAGCATTGATGGGACCGACCATTCGCTGGGGCGCGAATTCATCGTTGTTGGTACTCAGAATCCAATTGAGCAGCAAGGCACCTATCCTCTGCCCGAGGCGCAGTTGGACCGCTTCCTGTTCAAGTTGGTGATCGATTTCCCGCCCGAAATCGTTGAAATGGCCATTCTGCGCCAGCACGCCGGAGCCCCGATCGAATCCGGGATGGAGATCAGGGGCCTAGCCAAAACCCTCGATGCTAAGGCCCTAGCCGACAGCCGGGCGTTGATTGACGGGATCATTCTGGACCACGACATCCTAGCCTATATCTTGCGCCTGGTCCGTGCCACGCGGGAAAGTTCCGAGATTGCCTTTGGTGCGTCGACCCGGGCCGCCGATGCGCTTGCGGCGGCGACCCGGTCGCTGGCGGGGCTGAGCGGGCGTGATTTTGCCATTCCCGACGACGTTAAGCGGCTGCTTGTCCCGGCGCTGCGCCACCGCGTCGTGCTAGGCCCGGCGGCTGAGATCGAAGGCCGCAGTTCAGCTATGGTGCTCGAAAATATTCTCAACCAGATCGAGGCCCCCCGCTGATCCGTCCCTCGCCCCGGCTTCTGTTTGCCACCTGTATTGCACTTGTAGTGTCGATGCTGAGTATTGTCTTTGCCGATGGCCAGCGCGGAATCGCGCTCGCGCCCTGGGGGCTGCTTTCAATTCTTGCGGCAGCTGATTTACTGCTGTCTTTCAGGCGTAGGAAACAACTCAGCTATAGTATGGCCACGGAGATTTTCATTGGTGAAAGCCAGACCCTAAAGCTGCAGATCCCCCGGATGCCTGCCGGCCTGCGAGCAAAGTTGAACTGGCCCAAGGGCCTGAGCGGTGCTGCTGAGATCAGCTTTACGATGCAAGCGGACGACGCTGGTGTCGCAGAGACTGCGTGCCGCGGCGTGCGGCGCGGTGTCTGGGCCTTTGAGCACATCTGGCTGTGTTGGACATCGCAGTTGAAACTGTTTGAATTTGTGCCGCGGCTTGAATTTGATCTGGAGATTCGGGTAGTCCCCAACATCCGCCTGGTGCAATCGGGCGAGATCGCTACAACGGTGCAATCGGCCCTTTACGGAGTCAAGGAAAACCGGGCAATCGGTGAGGGGGCGGAATTCCATCAGCTGCGGGATTTCGTTCAGGGCATGGATGTCAAATCCATCGACTGGAAACGGTCGGCCAAACGCCGGTCACTGGTAGCCCGTGAACTGCGCGCTGAGCGCAACCATCACGTGATCCTAGCGCTGGATACCG
The window above is part of the Pseudovibrio sp. Tun.PSC04-5.I4 genome. Proteins encoded here:
- a CDS encoding DNA adenine methylase produces the protein MPSNIELVSDRLSAVTIENLDWRACLERYDASTTLFYLDPPYWGGEKDYGKGVFERSDFAEMAERLSKIAGRFILSLNDTDETRKTFEGFWQDMVSLNYSIAKGTGRRVSELIISN
- a CDS encoding DUF4129 domain-containing protein; this encodes MTVSATCWNLGQPIEKQKFERSLTLHTAIYIHFYMIAFYLFAKNCFTIDIHMIRFIRLFFFASFFAMPHWSFAQQSSETPLKIGESGREYLQAIRFSGIDSDVAYFDPSGPPPPMETGQEPKAPPEQSYRKAEWSLGSVNIITFLIFTSVLLAIAYVFARYGGSISVSLSRGAGNAARGCDRSARGSGTLPHSIPSSLVSILRLQDRREALIQLAQAALATAISADGVLLQRSWTSREALRHLPRDQNHMSSLRSLVHASERVHFGGRDVSEEEFQSHVDNIRPLFHSEACA
- a CDS encoding MoxR family ATPase; the encoded protein is MTLEILQRRSDALRSEIGKTVLGQEEVVDMLLIALFARGHVLLEGPPGTAKTLLARSFAAAMDLEFGRIQFTPDLMPSDVLGTSIFNFQSNEFVLTPGPVFTQVLLADEINRAPPKTQAALLQAMNERTVSIDGTDHSLGREFIVVGTQNPIEQQGTYPLPEAQLDRFLFKLVIDFPPEIVEMAILRQHAGAPIESGMEIRGLAKTLDAKALADSRALIDGIILDHDILAYILRLVRATRESSEIAFGASTRAADALAAATRSLAGLSGRDFAIPDDVKRLLVPALRHRVVLGPAAEIEGRSSAMVLENILNQIEAPR
- a CDS encoding DUF58 domain-containing protein, producing MLSIVFADGQRGIALAPWGLLSILAAADLLLSFRRRKQLSYSMATEIFIGESQTLKLQIPRMPAGLRAKLNWPKGLSGAAEISFTMQADDAGVAETACRGVRRGVWAFEHIWLCWTSQLKLFEFVPRLEFDLEIRVVPNIRLVQSGEIATTVQSALYGVKENRAIGEGAEFHQLRDFVQGMDVKSIDWKRSAKRRSLVARELRAERNHHVILALDTGYLMRQEIDGLPKIDHAMTSALAVAWAAAIGGDQVGYYAYDLRPRSFVAPTQGRQAFSRLRSWSGEQTYSGHETNHTLALTELNARTPKRSLIIVFTDFIDTTSAELLVENLAILAKRHLLLFVAIRDPEAGTLVETAPPDLDGVALLVAANQVINERRLVLERLARLGITVLDATPETVTGRLISTYLEIKAREMI